From one Drosophila subpulchrella strain 33 F10 #4 breed RU33 chromosome 3L, RU_Dsub_v1.1 Primary Assembly, whole genome shotgun sequence genomic stretch:
- the LOC119552709 gene encoding probable G-protein coupled receptor Mth-like 8: MSLRMAQFCILGILLILSVARSSWGIHEETHYPCAFIDTANITGSYGLDGPYVHNWTVIPRHFVAVYDFVIENGIRIPAPRHLRGCICKTKPCVRICCQEGEIYDLERRQCLVPTSQVAGPPSQSHMEVELNNGSLRDVELLPRFSVHVETPCEHMKAVTKGSEYVHWTLHENGTISHRGHIFSKHYCFTPLLHGNSTWEWQPLACAPEKLNFVLGVREWTYAICLLIAILSMFIVLIVYLLCSEMRNSFYGVAIKAYAICMIVGYALLAYLTLHNPANISNAVCRILPSLTLMFLVLSFYILSFIAFKLYLSFHGVVFTKLMFWLIFMPIVIIAVGWSCFVSFSYYGSRLIFGGDTCWFDPRNWSIMIYLYAPVFVACAISGFFYILTLIYISEQPIIETEKSFESIEKNRFRSFWKYVGYTALVWLVCICSFAFNYYRENRSHLNYAVSFSMAFHGFAALYALIGKNQQIQNFLRRIDNEEDTCENSVPLSSFA, encoded by the exons ATGTCTCTTCGAATGGCGCAGTTCTGCATTTTGGGGATCCTCCTCATCCTCTCGGTGGCGCGCAGTTCGTGGGGAATTCACGAGGAGACCCATTACCCGTGTGCCTTCATCGATACGGCAAATATTACAGGGAGCTACGGTTTGGACGGTCCCTATGTGCACAACTGGACAGTGATTCCCCGCCACTTTGTGGCCGTTTACGACTTTGTCATCGAGAATGGCATTCGGATTCCGGCACCGAGACACTTGAGGGGTTGCATCTGCAAGACGAAACCCTGTGTGCGAATTTGCTGTCAGGAGGGTGAGATCTACGATCTGGAGAGGAGACAGTGCTTGGTACCAACCAGCCAGGTGGCAGGTCCTCCCTCGCAGAGCCACATGGAGGTGGAGTTGAACAACGGCAGTCTGCGGGATGTGGAACTGTTGCCGCGCTTCAGCGTCCATGTAGAAACGCCATGTGAGCACATGAAGGCAGTCACCAAGGGATCGGAGTACGTTCACTGGACACTCCACGAG AACGGAACCATCAGCCATCGGGGTCACATATTCTCCAAGCACTACTGCTTCACCCCGCTGCTCCATGGGAACTCCACCTGGGAGTGGCAACCCCTGGCCTGCGCCCCAGAAAAGCTTAATTTTGTTCTCGGGGTGCGGGAATGGACCTACGCCATAT GCCTCTTGATCGCGATACTATCCATGTTTATTGTGCTGATCGTGTACCTTTTGTGCTCGGAGATgcgcaacagtttctacggtGTGGCCATAAAGGCGTACGCCATCTGTATGATCGTGGGATATGCCCTGTTGGCCTATCTGACTCTCCACAACCCGGCGAATATCTCGAATGCAGTTTGTCGTATTCTGC CCAGCTTGACGCTAATGTTCTTGGTCCTATCTTTCTACATACTGAGCTTCATTGCGTTTAAGCTTTACCTAAGCTTCCATGGCGTGGTCTTTACGAAACTGATGTTCTGGCTCATCTTCATGCCCATCGTAATAATCGCCGTGGGTTGGTCCTGTTTTGTCAGCTTTAGTTATTACGGTTCTCGGCTGATCTTCGGAGGTGATACTTGCTGGTTTGATC CTCGCAATTGGTCCATTATGATCTACCTATACGCTCCCGTTTTTGTGGCCTGTGCCATCAGTGGATTCTTCTATATCCTCACCCTGATCTACATTAGTGAGCAGCCGATAATCGAGACCGAGAAGAGCTTCGAGTCCATTGAGAAGAATCGCTTTAGGTCCTTTTGGAAGTACGTCGGTTACACGGCACTCGTGTGGCTCGTTTGCATCTGTTCCTTTGCATTTAACTACTACCGGGAGAATCGATCTCATCTCAATTACGCCGTAAGTTTCTCCATGGCCTTCCATGGCTTTGCGGCCCTCTACGCCCTTATTGGAAAGAATCAGCAGATCCAGAACTTCCTGAGGCGAATAGATAA TGAGGAGGACACCTGCGAGAACTCGGTCCCTTTGTCAAGTTTCGCTtga